The DNA window CGCATGTCAACAACTGGAGAGTACTGGCCCGTTGATTCCGtacatagaaaatatttttgttttatttttatatttttatttttttagactcttatttatttatttttattattatttattttttatattcttgCAAGTGAGGgttatttctttactttcgtTTTACTGATCGACTTCACCTTTTCAAATGATCCAACTTGGGATGTGAAGCCCAACAGCAAAAAAGTTAGGTCTGCATTGTACATTGCATGTTAGTCTACTTCTGGAAGAGTAATGGTATGTACAGTAGAAACCATAAAAAAACTCTCTATAGTGATTGAGGAAACGAAAATCCTAAGGCGGTGGTGTATAAGGCTTATAGCagctaattttgcttttttcaggagaaaacaACTTTAAAAACCATTTCAAAGTCACATTTGCCTCTGGTTCACCAAGTAGTTCACCCCCATAATTTTTGTAGACGTTAAATAAAGTAGGAACTGACTGCAAAAGCTGTAGAGGGCGTTCATAgttaattcttttcaaatctggattattttatttttatttatttgtgtattcttttcagaattatttcaaaaatttgagggTTAACGTTCTAGCCATTTGTCAACAATGTGCCTTTCGATTGGCCACCGCCTTCGAACAGTGTCGAGGGAAGATTTCAGAAAGCCGCTGTCACCACCGATCACGGTATATGCTCGCAAATCGGAGGGTAGGGTATTTTCTCTTAAACACTCGTAGATATTAGTGCTTGTAACAAATGACTGTCGCATTTCTCTTATTCGTTGTCTTTGGGATCGAGTTTACAAACGCATATTTATGTGTTGATAAGCCGCCGAAAGCGACACGTACACCGTCGCTGTCCAGTACAGTCCTCTGCAAGGACAGGTGCTGGTATCCATGGAGGGCACTATGGGACAGGACGATGGTGCGCTGCTGACCAGAGGAGTATTTGGAGGAGTAGAACTACAAAGtaactccaaaaaaagagaataaacttaaaagaaaaaaaaacaagaaaaaaagcggatGAGAAAAGCCAGAAGCTCATTGATCTAGCCTCTTTGATCTTATCACTCGGAGGTTCTGCTTATCGCAGGTTGACTATGCATATGCACAAGTGAATCTCTATCACTAAATTTCCGAACAGGGCTACCAGGGCAGTCAGATTTGGGGACAAAAATCGATTTTTATGCGCTTTAACAAAGATTGCACTATAACCACATAAAATTTCCAAATCCTCCGAAGATTATGTTCTTTTGTGGAAAGTTTATCACGACAGTTCCTATCGGTTTCCCCAAtcttaaaaagaaacatcgCATCTCTCAATCTAATCTAggtgaaattttattaattaaggAGCACTCtgaaaaaaggtggaaatgCCGTCGACGCAGCAATAGCGGTAATGTTCTGCTTAGGGGTGACAAATCCTCAGTCAAGTGGCCTTGGTGGTGGATTCCTCATGACAATCTACAACAAGTAAGCTCTTTTTGTTAGTCCTTTGCAGCAAGTGACgatgaattcaaaattttgtgaatGATATAGAAATGAGTTGTCAATTAGCATAGGGACAAGAAATAATCTTGAGTACTTAAAGGCAGTGATCAAAAAATTGACGTAGACTGCGtgaaattccatgaaaaactGGGAGTTTGAGTGTAGAGAAAGAATATGTAGCACGGGAGCCGCCttggttcctacgaggaacgttagaactcGCCATCCTTCTATACGCTCCGGTTCTCTCAGTAGTCTGTTCATTgctttttcttgaatagaacgccgaggagacctcattgatcctcAACCCCTCGTGCTTGGATGTGGTGCGTGCGTATGGGAAGGTGTTCCAACGTGCCTGGTAGGAACGCTCCTCGCCGGTTTTCTGGAACGATTGGCGAAATTAACGCGGGCCATGGTCATATTCAGTATCCACACCCCACATCTAGGTTTTCTAAAAGGTCTCCACATTCCTAgttacgtcaatttcgtgatacgctgcccttAATGCAAAGTTTTATATCAggagctgattttttttaaaagaacacCTTGCAAAATTGCAAGGTATTCTAGCGTGGTTGCTGACCCATGAAAACATGGTTGTtcacggaaaaaaatttccgagtCGATCTCAATTCTCACCTCGAACCTATAGCGAACAGTCGGCGTTCATTGTGTTCAGCTGGGTGAACACGGCACTTATGTCGCAACAGACGTCTTTCCCACCACCAGAAACACCTCCACCCTGCTCCAATCCTGTCCTCCCTCCATCTTCTTCCAATCGAAGATGCATTGCACTCTGCCGACTGAACATAGTCGGATATGATTCGGATAACGTTTGTATTCTAAATCCATTTATTGAAGAACCGAAGGTAGATGCATTGCGATTGATGCGAGAGAAACCGCTCCTGCTGCAGCACATAGAGATATGTTCCGCAACGATAGTGACGGGTCAAAATACGGTATGATAAATTCCTTACTATCTTGAAACCTTCACGTTAGTTTGTGTTATCGTAACTACGTCTATTTAGGGTTTAAATCGGCCGGAACTCCAGGAGAACTTGCTGGGTATTGGCACGCATTTACAAATTATGGATCAGGTGAGTATCATGGAGAAGCCGACTTTGATATTAGACGTAGTTGACAGACTCCCACACATGTTATGCTGATCACTGAATGaatatagtaataacaatTGAGTAATTATAAGGTGAATAAAAGTTATGCTgaacaataaatgaaatacCTGATAGAAACCGAATTTGGCAATTTCCGGACGTGTTTCATGGAAGGATCTCATTTTCCCGTCAGCACGATTGTGTCAAAATGGAGTCCCCGTGTCGGAGTACCTCGACAATGTCATGAAGGTGAAGGAACGACATTTCCGCCTTTTCCCCAGCATGAAGTATGCGTTTCTGGATTACTTTGTCTACCAATAGAAAAGAGAGGAGCTATAGAAGTTAATTTTTTAGAGCGTGGATAAATCCAGCAACGAATAGCACGTACAAAGCTGGGGATCTCCTACCTCGGCCAAAATTGGCAGAGACCCTGATAACAATCGCCAACTCGGATGATCCGGTGAAGCTCTTCTATCACGGTACAATGGCTGAAACAATTGCTAGGGAAATGGCAGAGGGAGGTAGGCTTTGCATGCATATGATTAATCACTTTATGTACTTAATAGGATGGCTAGTATTATCCACTGACGCATTTTCGCCCATGCGCCCACGAATATAACTCTTATCCTCTTCAACCTAGAGTGAGATCTTTCACAAACCTCTGTTTGCTGTTGTCGCACATTCTGGAAGATCAGACGTATCGCCTGAACTGTCTGTCGAGGTCAAGCGTTCTCAGGTCCCTCACTCGAAGAAGCTCGGCCATTCAGTGAGGTGAAACTGAGGGTTGTTGGCAGAGACTTCACGCTCCCTTTAGGCATTTCACCTATTCttgctttggcgatgtgctttACTACACAAACAGGTAGCAAAAAGACTCGTATGGCGCCCCGCATAAAAATTTATCACTTTTGAACTGTTCAAGAATTACCATTTCCTTGTGTTCTGAGATATGTAGATCATGAGGGATTAAAAAATTGGTAATTAATGGATTAATGGagttttctgaattttaaaTCTTACTTAAAGGTTACTCATGAGAAATTACGTCTCACTGTTTCAAAACCAACAGATTCGCAAAATTAAATTGCGAGGCCCATTATTTGCAAATATTGTGGTGAGAAATGAAGGAGTGAAGAGTGTGGTAGTTAGTGTTCAAGAGAAAAATGGCTGTTGCTGTGCCAGCGTCTTCCAAAAAAGCTGGGTGTGAGGGGTTAACCTTGACTGACTGACTACAGGGTAGTACGCAGAGTTCAGCTTAACGtttaaaagtttgtttttaatgttttcagGTAATTTTCAAGATTGgcagaaaaaatcctaaagTAACCAGCCTAAAAAGTGGAGAGGAAAAGGACAAATCACAACACAAACACTAAGACCAATAACCTAATTAAGATTAGCACGAAGAATGAGAGTCCGAGAGTAATGAAGAAGACTAGTGCAAGAATTTGGCTTAGGTGATTAGAAAGACGTGATGAAATCGGGAGaaaggagatgaaaaataTGGAGGTGCAGAGACAAGAAAGGGGACATCTCAGTGGCCTGGACCAAATGGCGCTAGAACCCAAGATTCAAATCTTTTCCCTTCCCTGCCTCTTTTTATGGTTCTTCTTCCTCATGCGAGGAGATAAACTCGGAATGATCAATAATTTCTGCAGTGATGGAGTTTCCTAGTAACTAGCAACCGATGCTGTTGCCTATCTTTTTTGCTGCTCTCCCACCGAGTGGTGTTAATATACATGGAATAAGGGCAGAAGATGAGTTGCCGAACATTTTGGTGATTTCTACAGGTGGCATAATTACCCAACAGGATCTCGCCTCATACAAACCCATCGTCTATGATCAACTAACAAATCACCACTTCCGTGGTGACCTCGTAATGTGTGGTGGGCCTCCACCCTCTTCGTTTGCCGTCACGCAACTTATTGTTTCCTTAATGAGTGGTGAGTCTATTGTGAAGGAATCACAAAAACCGGGAATAACCTTCATAGTTTAGCACTCTACCCAGATGGACACAAAACGGACATTCTCAGCGATCCGAAAGCTATTCATCATTTTATTGAGTCTATGAAATTTGCTTATGCTCAAAGGTAGGAtggcgttttttcttttcgaaccagctaatttgtcaaaaatttctagaacCCTCCTGGGAGATGTTTCATTCGTTCCATCCGCAATGCATTTGGCTAAAAATATGACAACAAAAGAGTACACCAAATGGATTGTAGCAAGAATGAAGGACATCGCTCAACCATCCTCATACTACGGAGGCATCAATCAAACCCATGTATGTTCTTCTGGATATCTATGCTTCCATATAATTGCTTCTATTGCTATAACTGCATACAGAGGAGTGTATAAAACGGAGGTGTATAGAGCAGTATGAAGGATTGTGGAATTGGTAAAATTCGATCTCATGTCTCGCTAGTACATTTTAACTCTCTCGCTATCTCTTGTTCAGCACACTGAGAGTGCGTAGGCGGTACAGCATGGAAACATCCGAGTAGATAGCAAAGCGTTTGTGACGACGACCATTTAggtgaaaattaattattgttaCACGTAGCAGCTTGTACGGAACATTCCAAAGGAGCTGTTTTCTGTAGTTATTGACTTCACGCTTCAATCTTTCACAAACCTTCCTCTCACAGACATTTTTCTAGCATTTAGGAGGTCCCGATGCACAGGTACTACTGCCATAGTGTTATCTCACATCTTAGTCTATTCTTTTAGTCCTAGTCTTCAAGTAGAGTTCTTATTCAGCAAATGTAGCAGTGTCGCCAATTTTCCTGGTTTTATTGCATTTCTATATCTGAAGtgacgaaaataaataaaatagcatATCTCAGAGATGGAGAATAGAGACTACGATGTTAAACAATCAACAACTGATCATTGCAGGTACCCGATCACGGGACCTCGCAGGTGTCAGTACTTGACGAGTATGGCAATGGAGTTTCAGCAACGACAACAATAAACCGATGGtgagtgaatttttctttttttaagttcaaTTTGAATTACCACTATTAGTTGTTACACAAATTTCGAAGGCTATGTTTTTAAATAGTTCTCCAACACCACCTGAAACTATTCACAAAAGCAGCAAAAGATCTCGTCACGGAGAAAGTTGCAGAGAcgagaaagtaaaaaaaaaaatgaaaaagtggaagGAAAAAGTAAGCAGTTTTCAGTTATGGAGGTAAGAAGAAGTTTGCATTGCAGGCTCTGAGTGAATGAGGTTTCAGACAGAAGGAGTTCCTTCTCACTTTGATTGGAAACACTTATTGCAAGGCACTGATGGTAGTTTGAAGAGGTTTATGCTGCACTAGAATTTTGCTGTCATTTCGGGCGTGAAGAAGCTTTTACCCTGCCATGAAAAGATAGGAGTGAACATTTTTGAGAATGGAGCGGTTAAGACAAAATTGTGTacattttcttgagaaatgACCATGAAATATAGTAAGGATTTGGCTATTCTCCTCTTTTAAAGAAAGACCTGCCAATCTGATGCACGTCCCGCAATGTGATATCTATTTCTTAGATCACACTGTGCGATGTTCTATTTTCTTAATATGAATGCGGTATAACGATCTTTAGAGTTAAAACAGATTCATAAACTTAGGTTTGGTGCTGCAGTCGAATCCGAAGCTTATGGCATTGTTTGGAACGATGAAATGGATGATTTCTCGACTCCGGGTATGGCAAATGGGTACGTGTGTTAACAGCGACAATAATCTCATTAAGACATAGAATTTAAAGTCATGTTGATATCTAttgataaattttaaaaaatataatatggaATTTGCTCTGGGTCTTTCTGAAGTGTTCATCTCAAACATTGCACTTACAGTTTCGGCTTCGCTCCGTCAGAGACAAATTTCATCCAACCCGGCAAACGACCGATGAGTAGCATGAGTCCGATGGTGATCTTCGATGAGAAAACCAAGGAGGTGAGTTCCCTTTGAGGTCGGAGCGAGCTGGAATTCTTTACGGTTGCTTTAAGTACCATGTTTCCAAGCCCAATTATTACGTTTTAACAACAAGCTCCCAACATTTGAATAAAGGGCCTGTACTTGTTTGGAAAAGAACACGTGCGCACCAAACCAAACCGAGTTCCTGCTTAGATATCACAGACAAATTGCTAAATATCGAATGTATATTTGCGAAAGCGCGCGTGAATCCTCAACTTTCGCTCGATTCATTTTTCTAAAGCTCACCAGATATTCATCTTTTACAAGTTACAACTATAAGGTCTTACTTCACCTTTTTACACAACTCATCTACGTTTTATATATTCGTATAAATTTTTCTGTatgcttttttgaattattcttTCGAAACATCAACCTTAGATACGCTACTTGCGCTTGAAAAACAATTAGCTGACGTAGGAACTTGCTTCCTTCCTGACTAATTCATCCCTTACAGTTCTTGTTTTCTGACGTTTGCCAACTTTTTAGCCACGGATGGTGATCGGCGGCTCTGGAGGATCCAAGATTATTTCTGCAGTAGCGAAGGTGAGAATTCAGGCGTAGGAAAGTATTTTGTTTGGGTAAACGTTTGTTTTGCTAATTTATGTGAGCATCTATTCTTAGGCTATTGTTCGGCCGTTAATCTTTGgtgaaacaataaaacaagCCATTGACTCACCTATGTTGCACAACCAATTCACGCCGGATATCGCACAGATTGACGACTCTTTTCCCAAGGTCCGAAAATACCTCTAATGTAAAGATTTCTAACGCAGAAGATACTCTAATAACTTTATAGGAACTTAAATCTGTCTTGGAGTGGAAATTTGGCCAGAAATTCCGAAATACCACTGGTTTCGAGGGCATCGTACAGGGTATTACTAAGGGTCAAGACGGAATTCGTGCATGCGGTGATTTCAGGCGAAAGACAATTCAAAAACCATCAGGGAATTAAATATTACCGGACACAGGCGTATCACTTTGACAACAATCTCGGAGTTCTGCCTTACACTTTTTTTATAGTGTGAGATATCATAAAAGAAAGTTTTATTGACTGGTACATACATAGGTTCTTCCATGAGGATTCCAAATTGTGCCTATCTTGATAAATTTAGgtcttttacagaaaatgatttttcatcaaaaaagaacttcaagTCCCAAAATGCTTTTTCAGTGTCACCCTAAATCCTTGAATCTTACAGTGCATTAATATAAGTATATATCGCCCTATCTAATTAGTCACATATCACttattttctgtgattttattttgttggtgGCTCAATTAAATGTTTCCTGTTGTGCAAAACAGAACGTGCATGTATTCAGAGAATGAAGGTGCTCAAGATATGTGATACAAATTTGTACTTTGCTTAATCGGCGTGCTGATACTAACGCCTGACGGAAATGCCGTGTCGTCGAGATGTGTCGTGCTTGAGCACAGCCAAACCTTCTTGATCTTCAGCTGGAGCTTGcacaaaatcaaaacattCGTTGGTACCCTGCAAATACTGACATTTCGCGTCAAATGTTTATCAATCccaagtgtcctcaggtcctcttctCCCACCTTACTCTAGAATTTTCGTTTTCGGCCATTTGGCCGCTTTCACTTTGCACAGCAGACCTTTTTTTCCCTCTGACTCTTACGCAGGtcagagagcaaaaaaaaaagggctTGCTGTGCAACGACGATACGGATGCGACGGATTTCTGTGCAAACACCTTGGTCCAATCACAACCTCTCCTGTTTGTACCGGATAGAGCAGTAGTATTTTGCAATGCAATCCAAAAAATGTATTAGCAGAGCTCTCAGTTTCTTCAAGCAAAGGCTAGCAAATGGagaaaaagcagagaaagccTTGTAATTGAAGTGTGAAGCTGCTCGCATGACGCCGAGAGGGGTCAAGTAAACAGGTTACAGGACTCACGTTACACGAGTCATTTGCTCAACTGAAGACCGtaacgaaaaaacaaacattatgCTGACATTATCTATCTGTCTTGTCCAAACTGTCACCTTCGTCGGAATTTTCTCACGGTTTTTTCTCTAATCTCGTATTAAAATTCAATTAGTTTTGCACAACTTCTATTGGTTCTTTTCTTTAGATTGGTTCAGTGTgaaataaattggaaaatgtggaaggaaactgggatttctctctgcTCAATATTTGGCCATTTGACAGAACTGTGGAAGCGAACTGACAAAGATCCCCTTCTCTAGAATTTCCGGAGAAAACTTCAAAGATGTTTTGTGAGCTTGAACCTGAAAGGTCCGAATGATTCAAAATAttgaaggtttttgaaaatCGAGCTAACTTGCGGACCTCTGCAATATCAAACACTAGGCGATCGTTTGCATAATCTAGTGTTTTACCCTCTTCAGAAGCTCGGTAGGCACTAACATTCCTTGCTGCCAGCCTTGTCTTGTGCTGCAATTATTCAGTGATTGGTTTAACCATTTCGTTGATAGTCCGTTATCCTCTTCTATAGTTGTAACAACTGCAAAATTGGTTACTAGGATCATAGGATGTTTTCGTGACTGTACATACTTCAATGATCTTACTGAGTTGTTGAATTCGTCTGAATACAATCAATGTATCTAAAAGCAGGTATTTTGATCATCTTATTCCCACAATGTTGAGCCTTAAGTCgttaatatgaaaaaaaaacagaattatcATAGACCATTCGATTGAACTTTGTCAAAAGCGTCGGTGGATTGAAACGTGAAGCGAATTAGAGCAGAGTtcagttttttcaaaatggCTCCGTTCGCTTCCAGATGCTTCCTTCGCTTTCAAATTAAGTTCATTTTTCGAGAATTCAGCCAGAAATCTGGTATGGCTTAGCCatctgtgaatattttggccACGTTTGTTTCATTTAAACTAACTTCGACTATAATTTTACCATAACTAATATTTGAAAGCCTCGTGTGAATCTCTCGCTGTTCAAGCAGACGTTCGTGTGTTTGTTCACGAGAgcgttaattaattattagtcTCACAGGTTTCAGTAGTCTTGAAATGATTTGaagctatttttcttctctatttcaAACTCTTTCATaagaaataatgtaaaaaatgtTCTCCAATCTCAACCAAAAGGTTAATTCGgtcgttaaaaaaatgatctCTAGCTTTGCAATTAGTCATTTAGGTACTCTGCTGAGAGAAAGCTCTCATCGAAGTCGTCAATCTTTCTTTCCTAAAACGTCTGTAAATTTTTCCTCATacattttctctattttgttTCTGCGGGTGAAGTGTTTCTTGCACACTATGACTCCGAATTCCGAGGTTCTAGTTTCTAGCTTCATTCAATCCACTGAGAGCCGATCGTTTGCTGACGCTTTCCTATATTCAGTCAGATCTCGAAAGAATGAATCTTTCCAAGAGGTGGAGACACGGAACCATACTTCTGCTTCTACTTTGCGTTATGCACAGAAGAAATTGCTCAAAACTTTGCGTGATGAAAGCAACACAAAAACATGTTGACACATTTTTCGGAGTCAACCACATTTATGCTTTCTCATGATGTTTGAATAGCCTAATTTGATATGATAACAAATTTCCCCAGAGCTGTTGCATCTTTGTCTCTCAGAGCataatttttgtgtttctgcAACACATCAATAATCACAGTGGAGTGTCAGAGGGAGCGTTtcgaatgctgttttgttgaAGCTTTTCTCTCTATGTAAAGTCGCCTTGATGCAAGTTATTACATGTAAAATCaccttctctgaaaaacttccACTTCGCTCAACGCTCATTTGTAAGTCGCTCACTTTGCTCTTTTGTTAGGTTTTCGATTGTCGGTGTAACGTATGCAAAACAGGTCAGAAAGTTCATCGACTGAAAGCGAGCGGATTGTATacgcctttcatcccttccgTCTTAATAGATTGGTACTGGACTTTTTGTGAGGATAATGTCCAAAAAGTCCAGTACCAATCTAGTTTTGCGATGCACAATGGCATCGCAAAACTCAGGAAAAGATCTCGAATGATTAATGTTGGAATTATTCGTCTGGACTAACTGTTATCTTTACATATCTGGAGTTAATGTGAAAAGTGCCCAAAAAGGTTTATTGCAGTAGTCCTGGAATACACTCGTATACCTGATACCTGATCGTTTACGATTATTTTTTAACTACCGAACCGAACACCATACGCAGCAAAACACATCGACGAGCACCTCTTGTGATCGAAAATGTGCATTTAGGAATTATATCTCTAGATTTAGCCGTGCCACTCAATAGTTTCGCTAGAGAGCTGAACTAAGAACTAAAATGGGCTAACTTAGGCTTTGGTCGTCTGCCATTCTTTTCCGATGCTGAGGCATTTTGCCTCCTTCACGCTGTTGTTCGCCATCTGCTCAGGATCTCACATGAATATCGATTGGTGTTTGTACTTCCGAATTCTCAAGATGGACCATTTTCGTCCAGAGTGTAATGGAATCTATAGATCACACATGACTAGACATAGAGGTGAGGACTGATTTGAAGggtgctttttcttttccatttcacaATTTCTCTACATGCCATTATTAAACTCATCGCAGTGTTAATTGTAGACCGTCCAATGCAGAAGCTTGCACCTCTTCCGCGAGAACTTCTGCCAAGCTTTCGTCGAttcaaatttcatagaaaGTCTATCGCAGATCTCACAAGGAGAACTCTCGGACTAAGTGAgaagtgtttttatttctattcg is part of the Necator americanus strain Aroian chromosome V, whole genome shotgun sequence genome and encodes:
- a CDS encoding hypothetical protein (NECATOR_CHRV.G19159.T3) gives rise to the protein MRFPATSSIATRHPCVPSPPFVENPFRRPDEQFISFDESQAGRSSKAFRIVNADSTTMSVGQAPIFVTTISTQPFPGRSANSFNSRAEANSNKTDSLERKDRVEETGFRQFLFTLTVALLVMIILITLVFLFTGSTYGVPFVNNVPFDWPPPSNSVEGRFQKAAVTTDHGICSQIGGSTLKKGGNAVDAAIAVMFCLGVTNPQSSGLGGGFLMTIYNKTEGRCIAIDARETAPAAAHRDMFRNDSDGSKYGFKSAGTPGELAGYWHAFTNYGSARLCQNGVPVSEYLDNVMKVKERHFRLFPSMKAWINPATNSTYKAGDLLPRPKLAETLITIANSDDPVKLFYHGTMAETIAREMAEGGGIITQQDLASYKPIVYDQLTNHHFRGDLVMCGGPPPSSFAVTQLIVSLMSALYPDGHKTDILSDPKAIHHFIESMKFAYAQRTLLGDVSFVPSAMHLAKNMTTKEYTKWIVARMKDIAQPSSYYGGINQTHVPDHGTSQVSVLDEYGNGVSATTTINRWFGAAVESEAYGIVWNDEMDDFSTPGMANGFGFAPSETNFIQPGKRPMSSMSPMVIFDEKTKEPRMVIGGSGGSKIISAVAKAIVRPLIFGETIKQAIDSPMLHNQFTPDIAQIDDSFPKELKSVLEWKFGQKFRNTTGFEGIVQGITKGQDGIRACGDFRRKTIQKPSGN
- a CDS encoding hypothetical protein (NECATOR_CHRV.G19159.T2), encoding MIGGNSEDPCRSGCALNDQKKNCSLNAQRYRDDLPRKRCHRSAIEANSNKTDSLERKDRVEETGFRQFLFTLTVALLVMIILITLVFLFTGSTYGVPFVNNVPFDWPPPSNSVEGRFQKAAVTTDHGICSQIGGSTLKKGGNAVDAAIAVMFCLGVTNPQSSGLGGGFLMTIYNKTEGRCIAIDARETAPAAAHRDMFRNDSDGSKYGFKSAGTPGELAGYWHAFTNYGSARLCQNGVPVSEYLDNVMKVKERHFRLFPSMKAWINPATNSTYKAGDLLPRPKLAETLITIANSDDPVKLFYHGTMAETIAREMAEGGGIITQQDLASYKPIVYDQLTNHHFRGDLVMCGGPPPSSFAVTQLIVSLMSALYPDGHKTDILSDPKAIHHFIESMKFAYAQRTLLGDVSFVPSAMHLAKNMTTKEYTKWIVARMKDIAQPSSYYGGINQTHVPDHGTSQVSVLDEYGNGVSATTTINRWFGAAVESEAYGIVWNDEMDDFSTPGMANGFGFAPSETNFIQPGKRPMSSMSPMVIFDEKTKEPRMVIGGSGGSKIISAVAKAIVRPLIFGETIKQAIDSPMLHNQFTPDIAQIDDSFPKELKSVLEWKFGQKFRNTTGFEGIVQGITKGQDGIRACGDFRRKTIQKPSGN